One segment of Spirochaetota bacterium DNA contains the following:
- a CDS encoding alcohol dehydrogenase catalytic domain-containing protein has product MEKHKVKAAVMTDFKKMEIQYFPYPEAKEDSAVVKMIMCGICGTDKHLYEGRHPAPLFVKFPMILGHENIGIIEEIGPIAKVKMGVQGEELKPGDRVTWYAGILCGECYHCRFLPSNHAATLCLNAKGYGQNLSCADYPHLFGGYSEYCYLLPGVWVYKIPEDMPDEIAVLTDVFAATVGVRKAMMPYPVLKEGFGPGDTAIIIGSGPIGIAAGITARIAGAYRVILVGKIKERLKIAEEIGVFDHIVDVDEYPDFWERSLYILSLTPRNVGADMVVECAGVPEAVPEGLAVLRRGGVFVELGNFLDTGNTTINPFADLCFKDVILIGQWSCPPQSFDVALKIMELAMKQGIPLQKLVTHKFSIDEAESALQRSDYMKGVIIP; this is encoded by the coding sequence ATGGAGAAACACAAAGTTAAAGCTGCAGTAATGACGGATTTTAAAAAAATGGAGATTCAATATTTTCCATATCCAGAAGCTAAAGAAGATAGTGCAGTTGTAAAAATGATAATGTGTGGAATATGCGGAACTGATAAACATTTGTATGAGGGCAGGCATCCTGCGCCACTTTTTGTTAAATTTCCAATGATTCTAGGGCATGAGAATATTGGGATTATTGAAGAAATTGGTCCTATTGCAAAAGTGAAAATGGGAGTACAGGGAGAAGAACTAAAACCTGGTGACAGAGTAACTTGGTATGCTGGAATATTATGTGGAGAGTGTTACCATTGTAGGTTTTTACCATCAAATCATGCTGCTACATTATGTTTAAATGCAAAAGGGTATGGCCAAAATTTATCATGTGCTGACTATCCTCATTTATTTGGTGGGTATTCAGAGTATTGTTATCTATTGCCTGGAGTGTGGGTTTACAAAATTCCTGAAGATATGCCAGATGAAATTGCAGTATTAACTGATGTGTTTGCTGCAACTGTTGGAGTAAGAAAAGCCATGATGCCATATCCAGTATTAAAAGAAGGATTTGGACCAGGAGATACAGCAATAATAATTGGATCAGGACCAATTGGAATAGCAGCTGGTATTACTGCGAGGATAGCTGGTGCTTATAGGGTTATCCTTGTGGGGAAAATTAAAGAAAGGTTAAAAATTGCAGAAGAAATTGGAGTCTTTGATCATATTGTAGATGTTGATGAATATCCTGATTTCTGGGAACGTTCATTATACATTCTTTCTTTAACGCCTAGAAATGTTGGTGCTGATATGGTGGTTGAATGTGCAGGGGTACCTGAAGCGGTACCAGAAGGGTTAGCGGTACTTAGGAGAGGTGGAGTATTTGTTGAATTGGGCAATTTCCTTGATACAGGAAATACAACAATAAATCCATTTGCTGATTTATGTTTTAAGGATGTAATTTTAATCGGTCAATGGTCATGTCCACCACAATCTTTTGACGTTGCTTTGAAAATAATGGAATTAGCTATGAAACAGGGGATTCCACTGCAAAAGTTGGTAACTCATAAATTCAGTATAGATGAGGCTGAATCTGCACTGCAAAGAAGTGACTATATGAAAGGAGTTATCATTCCATAG
- a CDS encoding MBL fold metallo-hydrolase, producing the protein MNISFTLIGQATVVMDIDGVVFMTDPWWGSFEFLRAVPIVCDPEGISPLHYMLVSHNHIDHWCNRAIALAKEKNCTVIGSIKAIKRAKKRGVKNLKALTPGESVDCNGIIVGAVPAFHPFAKDAIGFIVQKGNVTLYFSGDTLYTENLRKALTPYSVTIAMIQVACSTYPLVGKDGMDLEAAARFVAEVKPEMIIPIHYQIKGKYCTDAQLQNWDVGAQKIILPHGREFHLKL; encoded by the coding sequence ATGAATATTTCATTTACATTAATTGGCCAGGCAACAGTTGTTATGGATATAGATGGTGTAGTCTTTATGACCGATCCTTGGTGGGGATCGTTTGAGTTTTTGCGGGCTGTTCCAATTGTCTGTGATCCTGAAGGCATTTCACCGCTTCATTACATGCTGGTTTCGCACAATCACATTGACCACTGGTGTAACAGAGCTATCGCCCTTGCAAAAGAAAAAAATTGTACAGTTATAGGTTCAATTAAAGCAATAAAGCGTGCCAAAAAACGTGGGGTGAAAAATCTTAAGGCTCTGACCCCAGGAGAAAGTGTTGATTGCAATGGCATTATTGTTGGTGCGGTCCCTGCGTTTCATCCTTTTGCAAAGGATGCAATTGGTTTCATTGTACAAAAAGGCAATGTTACACTGTATTTTTCGGGAGATACCCTGTATACGGAAAATTTACGCAAGGCTCTGACCCCATACTCGGTAACTATCGCCATGATACAGGTTGCCTGTTCAACGTACCCTCTGGTGGGCAAAGATGGAATGGATTTAGAGGCAGCAGCGCGCTTTGTTGCAGAAGTCAAACCTGAAATGATAATACCTATACACTATCAGATAAAGGGGAAATATTGTACTGATGCGCAGCTACAAAACTGGGATGTTGGTGCACAAAAAATTATTTTGCCACATGGCAGAGAGTTCCATTTGAAATTGTAG
- a CDS encoding Nramp family divalent metal transporter gives MIEKPPSGFNLIKVLGPGLVWSASAIGVSELVFATRSGALFGYLLLWAPVVSLAMKYAIFELVGRYTIATGENVLIAFAQVEIDCKLFKLKTGWVITLFWIVFIASVSGMAGIALSVGSCIYGLFPAISMEVATVCSIVTVGIILYLGSYTTLEKISRVLVFIMILFLVYALIETAPNPAQMAQGLVPRAPFHTLRELIPLLGWTGAGAIGVVWYSLWIEGSKRGKGTNTVDTDDDKHRITQWIKINQIDLSINTLITALLTVLFLIAGAVILYPKGIVPKGEQLGLQISRIAGESFGKAGEIIFLVGIFGTLFSTLLANIDGLCRVASNSVWYQRKKDGDVKLNYYRLFVLVYVVLTALFAVVFPAPVILLQISAIIDTVFLPLVIGLGIYICHTHLPAIFRPGKTLTITAIASALFFTFFIGLFFWAVIMKVNFSM, from the coding sequence ATGATAGAAAAACCACCCTCTGGTTTTAACCTTATCAAAGTGTTGGGACCTGGTCTTGTGTGGTCGGCAAGTGCAATAGGGGTGTCAGAGCTTGTGTTTGCTACCCGCTCTGGCGCATTATTTGGATATTTGCTCCTATGGGCGCCGGTGGTTTCGCTTGCCATGAAATATGCTATCTTTGAACTGGTTGGCCGCTACACCATCGCAACAGGGGAGAATGTTTTGATTGCATTTGCACAGGTTGAAATAGATTGCAAGCTTTTCAAACTTAAAACTGGCTGGGTAATAACACTTTTCTGGATAGTGTTTATTGCAAGCGTTTCCGGGATGGCAGGAATTGCATTATCTGTGGGAAGTTGCATCTATGGACTTTTTCCTGCAATTTCAATGGAGGTGGCAACGGTGTGTTCGATAGTAACTGTTGGAATAATCCTATATTTGGGAAGTTATACAACTCTGGAAAAAATATCCAGAGTACTTGTTTTCATAATGATACTATTTTTAGTATATGCATTAATTGAAACAGCGCCTAATCCTGCCCAGATGGCACAGGGGCTTGTTCCTCGTGCGCCCTTTCATACGTTGCGCGAGCTTATACCACTTTTGGGGTGGACTGGTGCTGGTGCAATTGGTGTGGTGTGGTACTCATTGTGGATAGAAGGAAGTAAACGTGGTAAAGGCACTAACACCGTAGATACAGACGACGACAAACACAGGATTACGCAATGGATAAAAATTAATCAGATAGATTTGAGTATTAACACTCTTATCACCGCACTATTAACAGTATTGTTTTTGATTGCAGGTGCGGTGATATTATATCCCAAAGGCATAGTTCCTAAAGGTGAGCAATTGGGACTGCAGATATCGCGCATTGCAGGGGAGAGCTTTGGCAAAGCTGGCGAGATAATTTTCCTTGTTGGCATCTTTGGCACACTGTTTAGCACATTGCTTGCAAATATTGATGGGCTATGCCGTGTAGCATCTAACTCTGTGTGGTATCAGCGCAAGAAAGATGGTGATGTGAAACTCAATTACTACAGGTTATTTGTCCTTGTCTATGTGGTGCTCACTGCGCTTTTTGCAGTGGTATTCCCTGCACCGGTAATACTTTTGCAAATTTCTGCAATCATTGATACGGTTTTTCTGCCACTTGTGATTGGACTAGGCATTTACATATGTCACACACATCTGCCAGCAATCTTTCGTCCGGGCAAAACACTCACAATAACTGCAATAGCGTCAGCGCTTTTTTTTACGTTTTTTATTGGACTATTTTTCTGGGCTGTGATAATGAAAGTTAACTTTTCAATGTAA
- a CDS encoding sugar kinase, whose product MNTNMFDSSKYFTCWGEVLLRLSPPATQQLMQTNVFHSYFGGAEANCAVMLSQLGIKTKLITALPDNELGHAALRYFRSFGIDVNDIRLVSNSRLGLYFFEKGIGVRPSHLLYDRAHSAFALIQKGDINWRESLKDCGWFHTTGITLSLSPAIVEETMKACDIVKSNRGVVSFDINYRHTLWKDIKMAKRMICELVKKVDVLIGNEEHIKMLLLSENLPHYHYNDSIDYLFTNFTNLNSILLTHRYGTTASEVEIGAVAATRDTITELKIRKLHNVVDRVGSGDAMAAAFMYGLMSRYTLEHCVAFAVAAGALAHMIDGDNFIVSESDIVTVMEDKSWQLKR is encoded by the coding sequence ATGAATACTAACATGTTCGATAGCTCAAAGTATTTTACCTGCTGGGGCGAGGTGCTTTTGCGCCTATCACCTCCTGCTACTCAGCAATTAATGCAGACAAATGTATTTCACTCTTATTTTGGTGGTGCTGAAGCTAATTGTGCAGTGATGCTGTCGCAATTGGGGATAAAAACAAAATTAATTACTGCATTACCTGATAATGAATTAGGGCATGCTGCATTGCGCTATTTCAGATCGTTTGGCATAGATGTAAATGACATCAGATTGGTGAGCAACTCACGGCTGGGGCTTTATTTTTTTGAAAAAGGTATTGGCGTTAGGCCATCACACTTACTCTATGATAGAGCTCACAGCGCATTTGCATTAATACAAAAAGGTGACATCAACTGGAGGGAGTCTTTAAAAGACTGTGGGTGGTTTCATACAACTGGGATAACGCTTTCACTATCGCCGGCAATAGTTGAAGAAACAATGAAAGCCTGCGACATTGTGAAGAGTAATCGTGGGGTTGTATCGTTTGACATTAACTATCGCCACACATTATGGAAAGATATAAAGATGGCTAAACGCATGATTTGTGAATTGGTAAAAAAAGTAGATGTGTTAATTGGGAATGAAGAACATATCAAGATGCTTTTATTGTCAGAGAATCTACCACACTATCACTATAATGATAGTATAGATTATCTTTTTACAAATTTTACAAATTTGAACAGTATATTGCTAACACATCGATATGGTACAACCGCTTCTGAGGTTGAGATAGGAGCTGTAGCAGCAACACGTGATACTATAACAGAATTAAAAATTAGAAAACTGCACAACGTTGTTGATCGTGTAGGTTCAGGTGACGCTATGGCAGCAGCATTTATGTACGGATTAATGAGTCGATACACCTTAGAACACTGTGTTGCTTTTGCCGTTGCAGCTGGGGCACTAGCGCATATGATTGATGGAGACAATTTTATTGTGAGTGAAAGTGATATTGTTACAGTAATGGAGGATAAAAGCTGGCAGTTAAAACGGTGA
- the pstA gene encoding phosphate ABC transporter permease PstA, with translation MSLKETMASLQAKAKAIEKTSFIIITLLSYVIIAFLLFVLGYIFLQGYKALSWEFLTAFPRNEMREGGIFPALLGTFYLMIGSSVISVPIGVMTAIYLTEYVENVKVLQFIRLGINNLAGVPSVVFGLFGLSVFVIFLDFGSSIVAGSLTLGILNLPLVIRSTEEALLTVPMSYREASLSLGATKWQTIYKIVLPTALPGILTGIMLSLGRAAGETAPIMFTCATFYTPHIPDSLFSEVMALPYHIYVLATAGTHIEATRHIQYGTAIVLIVLVLGLNFTGMVLRYKYRKKFKQ, from the coding sequence ATATCATTAAAGGAAACTATGGCATCATTACAGGCAAAAGCTAAGGCAATTGAAAAAACATCATTCATAATAATTACTTTGCTTTCATATGTTATCATAGCATTTTTGCTGTTTGTACTTGGCTACATATTTTTACAGGGCTATAAAGCTTTGTCGTGGGAGTTTTTAACTGCTTTCCCAAGGAATGAAATGCGCGAAGGGGGAATATTCCCTGCTCTTTTGGGCACATTCTATCTTATGATAGGCTCTTCGGTTATATCAGTGCCTATTGGTGTTATGACTGCAATTTATTTAACAGAATATGTGGAAAATGTAAAAGTGCTTCAGTTTATACGTTTGGGCATTAATAATTTAGCAGGTGTTCCATCAGTAGTGTTTGGCCTTTTTGGGTTAAGCGTGTTTGTCATATTCCTGGATTTTGGTTCTTCTATTGTTGCCGGTTCACTCACGCTGGGTATTCTTAATCTTCCACTTGTTATACGCTCAACTGAGGAAGCGCTGCTTACGGTTCCCATGTCGTATCGCGAAGCATCCCTTTCACTTGGAGCAACCAAGTGGCAAACTATCTATAAGATAGTGTTGCCAACAGCACTGCCCGGAATATTAACTGGTATAATGCTGTCACTTGGAAGAGCAGCTGGTGAGACAGCTCCTATAATGTTTACCTGTGCAACATTTTATACACCGCATATACCAGATTCACTGTTCAGTGAGGTCATGGCTCTTCCCTATCACATCTACGTGCTTGCAACAGCAGGAACTCATATCGAAGCAACGCGGCATATACAGTATGGAACGGCTATAGTGCTTATTGTTTTAGTACTGGGGTTGAACTTTACGGGTATGGTGTTGCGATATAAATATAGAAAGAAATTTAAACAGTAG
- a CDS encoding ATP-binding protein: MIKSLRSKLIIVYSIALIFFISFLLFYIHKHIQNEFTSFLRDELKQNIEYIHTYCQSFHRPINKNFFNYEIVTALKNVAQKSSLRITIIQHDGTVLFDTDANPELMENHSYRPEILEARKNGTGMSIRFSNTIGADMLYVASFYDSYYIRTAKSLTNINTLIESLTKNILFTGIIVLIISIAVTAIFANMFTKPIKESVQFINKFFNGDLTARILNYNDDEMGYLQKSMNLLADNIQQRINELTNEKNKLFMIIESIHDPIALIDEDKKIAIYNKAFANCFEYPENITNKYYFTVIRHSELNAKIHIAFSQKQRISFEETIAGNHFQIFIYPFTEPAKGILLLMHDVTEQKRIQQLKSDLVGNLSHELKTPISIIRGYLETIKDNICDQKTAEQFIESALTNVERQNAIINDMLKLNQLETSSYPVTESINLKKIINQCVELLMPKIQKKNLAIVMDIESLPQKVLGNAFLAEEIFFNLIDNAINYNNEKGSITITATKNSQSLSIHITDTGIGIPHDEIPRIFERFYRVDKSRSRETGGTGLGLSIVKHAALILGWTVGVTSSSNGSTFTITIPH, from the coding sequence ATGATAAAAAGTCTCAGATCAAAATTAATAATTGTGTATTCGATTGCATTAATTTTTTTTATTTCATTTCTACTTTTTTACATTCACAAACACATACAAAATGAATTTACCTCTTTTTTAAGAGACGAACTTAAGCAAAATATTGAGTATATACACACTTACTGCCAATCATTCCACAGACCTATTAATAAAAATTTTTTTAATTATGAGATAGTAACTGCATTAAAAAATGTAGCACAAAAAAGCTCCTTGCGAATAACCATCATCCAACATGATGGTACAGTGCTCTTTGATACCGATGCTAATCCTGAATTGATGGAAAACCATTCCTATCGCCCTGAAATTCTTGAAGCACGTAAAAATGGTACAGGGATGTCAATTAGATTCAGCAATACCATAGGTGCTGATATGTTGTACGTGGCCTCCTTTTACGACTCTTACTATATCCGTACTGCAAAATCTTTGACAAACATCAATACCTTAATTGAATCACTAACAAAAAATATTCTTTTTACAGGTATCATTGTCCTTATTATCAGTATTGCAGTTACAGCAATTTTTGCAAACATGTTCACAAAGCCTATTAAAGAATCAGTTCAGTTTATAAATAAATTCTTCAATGGTGATCTTACCGCACGTATACTCAATTACAACGACGATGAAATGGGTTATTTACAGAAATCCATGAATCTATTAGCTGATAACATACAGCAACGCATCAATGAGCTCACCAATGAAAAAAATAAACTCTTTATGATTATAGAAAGCATCCATGACCCCATAGCACTCATAGACGAAGACAAAAAGATTGCCATTTACAATAAAGCATTTGCCAATTGCTTTGAATACCCTGAAAATATTACCAATAAATACTATTTCACAGTTATTCGCCACAGCGAGTTAAACGCCAAGATACACATTGCTTTTTCTCAAAAACAGCGGATCTCTTTTGAAGAGACAATAGCTGGCAACCATTTTCAGATTTTTATCTATCCTTTCACTGAGCCTGCAAAAGGAATTCTGCTACTCATGCATGACGTCACCGAACAGAAGCGCATTCAGCAACTGAAGTCTGATCTTGTAGGCAACCTTTCACATGAATTAAAAACCCCTATCAGCATTATACGGGGCTACCTTGAAACAATTAAAGACAACATCTGTGATCAGAAAACAGCAGAGCAATTCATTGAAAGTGCTCTTACCAATGTTGAACGACAGAACGCAATTATCAACGATATGCTGAAGCTCAATCAATTAGAAACATCTTCGTACCCTGTTACCGAATCAATTAATCTTAAAAAAATAATTAATCAATGCGTAGAACTGCTTATGCCAAAAATTCAGAAAAAAAATCTGGCGATAGTTATGGATATTGAATCACTGCCACAAAAAGTTTTAGGCAATGCATTCCTTGCCGAAGAGATATTCTTCAATTTAATAGATAATGCAATTAACTATAACAATGAGAAAGGCTCAATAACCATAACCGCCACTAAAAATTCTCAATCCCTCTCAATCCATATCACCGATACGGGCATTGGTATACCACACGACGAAATCCCCAGGATTTTTGAGCGCTTCTATCGTGTAGATAAAAGCCGCTCACGTGAAACTGGTGGCACAGGATTGGGACTTTCAATTGTAAAACACGCTGCACTAATACTTGGATGGACAGTTGGGGTAACTTCTTCATCAAATGGTTCAACTTTTACAATTACAATACCACATTAG
- a CDS encoding response regulator transcription factor, with the protein MPKIYVVDDEKDIREILKVNLQKNGFDVYTFASAEEVLKQLAIAKPDLLILDIMMSGMDGFDLCKQIRASHNFKDIPILFLSAKSAELDKVLGLELGADDYITKPFSIHELIARVKAILRRVQSREEKTKDVLTCKGIQLYPEKFLVTIDNNPIDLTKTEFLILKLFMQYPGKIFSRDNIIDSIRGDNVYVIDRTVDVHIMNLRKKLGQYKEIIKTYSGVGYGLKG; encoded by the coding sequence ATGCCAAAAATTTACGTAGTGGATGATGAAAAGGATATCCGCGAGATACTGAAAGTCAATTTACAAAAAAATGGGTTTGATGTTTACACATTTGCGTCAGCAGAAGAGGTTTTAAAACAATTAGCTATCGCCAAACCTGACCTTTTAATTCTTGATATAATGATGAGTGGTATGGATGGCTTTGATTTATGCAAGCAGATTCGCGCATCGCATAATTTTAAAGATATACCCATTTTATTTCTTTCAGCAAAATCGGCAGAACTTGATAAGGTGTTAGGGCTTGAATTAGGAGCCGATGATTACATCACCAAGCCATTCAGCATCCACGAACTCATTGCTCGCGTCAAAGCAATTCTAAGGCGCGTTCAGTCAAGAGAAGAAAAAACAAAAGATGTTTTAACGTGTAAAGGCATTCAATTGTATCCTGAAAAATTCTTGGTAACTATCGACAACAACCCCATCGATTTAACAAAAACTGAATTTCTTATTTTAAAACTTTTTATGCAATATCCTGGCAAGATTTTTTCCAGAGATAATATCATCGACAGCATCCGTGGCGATAATGTGTATGTTATTGACAGAACGGTTGATGTACATATTATGAATTTACGGAAAAAATTAGGTCAATACAAGGAAATCATTAAAACGTACTCTGGCGTTGGGTATGGATTAAAAGGGTAA
- the phoU gene encoding phosphate signaling complex protein PhoU, giving the protein MPTHLEQELNDLLRRILEMADIAIESVADAVQSLKTIDVKLAEKVIQKDTVLDKLEVLIDEECGRILVTKQPAAADLRLILAILKSNTDLERIGDLATNIAKETIRLEGKSLLKPLIDIPRMTEICIKMIKLAFQAITEKNINYARQCLDLDKDVDELNMQINRELFSFMVENPATISPAFGLIMVAKALERIGDHATNIAERAIYFIEGQDIRHQE; this is encoded by the coding sequence ATGCCAACACATCTTGAACAGGAACTTAATGACTTATTGCGCAGGATACTTGAAATGGCAGATATTGCCATTGAATCAGTGGCTGATGCAGTACAGTCCCTTAAAACAATAGATGTTAAATTAGCAGAAAAGGTAATACAGAAGGACACTGTCCTTGATAAACTGGAAGTATTAATTGACGAAGAGTGTGGAAGAATCCTTGTAACAAAACAGCCAGCCGCAGCCGATCTGAGACTTATTTTGGCAATTCTTAAATCAAATACTGACCTTGAGCGCATAGGTGATCTTGCAACTAATATTGCTAAAGAAACAATACGATTAGAGGGCAAATCGCTTTTAAAACCACTTATTGATATTCCCCGTATGACCGAAATCTGTATTAAAATGATAAAATTGGCATTTCAGGCAATAACCGAGAAAAATATCAACTATGCTCGACAATGCCTTGACCTTGATAAGGATGTGGATGAACTTAACATGCAGATAAATCGTGAACTATTTAGCTTTATGGTGGAAAACCCTGCAACCATATCACCAGCATTTGGCCTTATCATGGTAGCAAAAGCGTTAGAGCGCATAGGTGACCATGCAACCAATATTGCTGAAAGGGCAATTTATTTCATTGAAGGTCAAGACATCAGACATCAGGAGTAG
- the pstB gene encoding phosphate ABC transporter ATP-binding protein PstB yields MADNTAKVKAENLSFFYGQNQALFDINLTVYPNTVMALIGPSGCGKSTFLRCINRMNDIIPYTRVEGELTIDGQSIYHTKYDVTQLRRRVGMVFQKSNPFPKSIFDNIAYGLKINGIKDKYTIERIVEDSLKRTALWDEVKDRLNDSAMSLSGGQQQRLCIARTIAVQPEIILMDEPASALDPISTQKIEELIQDLKKQYTIIIVTHNMQQAARVSDYTAFFYMGKLIEVNKTEIMFTKPEKQMTENYITGKFG; encoded by the coding sequence ATGGCTGATAACACTGCAAAGGTAAAAGCTGAAAACCTTTCCTTTTTCTATGGCCAAAATCAGGCACTTTTTGATATTAATCTTACTGTTTATCCAAATACTGTTATGGCGCTTATTGGTCCTTCAGGGTGCGGCAAGTCCACTTTCCTTCGTTGTATAAACAGGATGAATGATATTATCCCCTACACACGGGTAGAAGGTGAATTAACTATAGATGGCCAATCAATATACCATACCAAATATGATGTAACCCAACTGCGCCGCAGGGTTGGTATGGTGTTCCAAAAATCAAATCCATTCCCTAAATCTATTTTTGACAATATTGCCTATGGACTAAAAATAAATGGTATAAAAGACAAGTATACCATTGAACGCATTGTTGAAGACTCCCTCAAGCGCACTGCGCTATGGGATGAGGTAAAAGACAGGCTCAATGATTCAGCAATGAGTTTATCCGGTGGTCAGCAGCAACGGCTCTGTATTGCACGCACCATTGCAGTACAGCCTGAAATTATCTTAATGGATGAACCGGCATCAGCTCTTGACCCCATATCAACACAAAAAATTGAAGAACTCATTCAGGATTTAAAGAAGCAGTACACTATTATAATTGTCACCCATAACATGCAGCAGGCAGCTCGTGTAAGCGATTACACCGCATTCTTTTATATGGGAAAGCTCATTGAAGTAAATAAAACCGAAATTATGTTTACAAAGCCCGAAAAACAGATGACCGAAAATTATATAACCGGAAAATTTGGTTAA
- a CDS encoding phosphate ABC transporter substrate-binding protein: MKVKSFLIFMMIALIGSLSIGFSQTKGSKVVIKGSTTVLPIAQKALEAFYEKTKIVISLSGTGSGDGIKSLIDGSCDIANSSREMKPEELSLARSKGEKIKEVAIAYDMIVPIVHPSNPVKNLSMAQLKAIYEGAITNWSQVGGNNERIVVISRDSSSGTFEVWESKVMKKSEVRKDALLQASNGAIVSVVAKNKRAIGYIGFGYLDDRVKALTVNGVEPTIPNGKSGVYPISRKLYMYVNEVKIKPEAQAFIDFILSKEGQQIVKQTGFIPLTD; the protein is encoded by the coding sequence ATGAAGGTCAAGAGTTTTTTAATTTTTATGATGATAGCCCTAATAGGCTCATTGTCAATTGGTTTTTCACAAACTAAAGGTTCCAAGGTAGTTATTAAAGGTTCAACAACAGTATTGCCGATAGCTCAGAAAGCACTGGAAGCATTCTATGAAAAGACAAAGATAGTAATAAGCCTTTCTGGTACAGGTTCGGGAGACGGGATAAAATCGCTCATTGATGGTAGCTGTGACATTGCAAATTCTTCAAGAGAAATGAAACCCGAAGAACTGAGTTTGGCACGATCAAAAGGCGAAAAGATTAAGGAAGTTGCCATTGCCTATGACATGATAGTCCCAATTGTGCATCCTTCAAATCCAGTAAAAAACCTTTCAATGGCACAGCTTAAGGCAATTTATGAAGGAGCTATCACCAACTGGAGCCAGGTAGGTGGCAACAATGAACGGATAGTTGTAATTTCACGTGACTCAAGCTCTGGTACATTTGAGGTATGGGAAAGTAAAGTAATGAAAAAATCAGAAGTTCGTAAGGATGCATTGTTGCAGGCATCCAATGGTGCAATAGTATCAGTAGTTGCAAAGAATAAAAGAGCTATCGGTTACATTGGATTTGGCTATCTTGATGACAGGGTAAAAGCACTTACTGTGAATGGTGTTGAACCTACAATCCCTAATGGCAAATCAGGCGTGTATCCAATTTCCCGTAAATTGTACATGTATGTGAATGAAGTGAAAATAAAACCTGAAGCTCAGGCTTTTATAGATTTTATCCTTTCAAAAGAAGGACAGCAGATTGTAAAGCAAACAGGGTTTATACCGCTCACTGACTAG
- a CDS encoding PstS family phosphate ABC transporter substrate-binding protein: MKIKKSVRIVIAFLIALALSVSCSKESRDKVVVKGSTTVLPITQKASEVFYEKNKIVISLSGTGSGDGIKSLIDGSCDIANSSREMHPEELALAQRKGEIIKEVPIAFDMIVPIVHPSNSVSNLTLHQLKAIYDGSVKNWKDVGGKDEAIVVISRDSSSGTFEVWESKVMKHVEVRKDALLQASNGAIVQTVSQNPKAIGYVGYGYLNEKVKPLFVNNVEPTIENGKSGKYPIARKLYMYVNEVKIKPAAQAFIDFMLSDEGQAIVKEAGFIPIK, encoded by the coding sequence ATGAAAATCAAAAAGAGTGTACGCATTGTTATAGCTTTTCTTATAGCATTAGCACTTAGTGTATCATGTTCTAAAGAGTCAAGGGATAAGGTTGTTGTAAAAGGGTCAACAACAGTGTTGCCCATTACCCAGAAAGCATCAGAGGTTTTCTATGAAAAAAATAAAATTGTTATCTCGCTTTCTGGTACAGGGTCGGGCGATGGCATTAAGTCCCTTATAGATGGCAGCTGTGATATTGCAAATTCCTCACGTGAAATGCATCCAGAAGAATTGGCACTAGCCCAACGTAAAGGTGAGATCATAAAAGAGGTGCCGATAGCATTTGATATGATAGTTCCTATAGTCCATCCTTCAAATTCTGTATCAAATCTTACTTTGCATCAGTTAAAGGCAATCTATGATGGCTCGGTCAAAAACTGGAAGGATGTTGGGGGAAAAGATGAAGCAATAGTTGTTATTTCGCGTGATTCAAGCTCAGGGACATTTGAGGTATGGGAATCAAAGGTAATGAAACATGTTGAAGTGCGAAAAGATGCACTGCTGCAAGCTTCTAACGGAGCTATCGTACAGACTGTATCACAAAACCCAAAGGCAATTGGGTATGTGGGCTATGGCTATTTGAATGAAAAAGTTAAACCATTATTTGTAAATAATGTAGAACCAACAATAGAAAATGGCAAAAGTGGCAAATACCCAATTGCACGAAAGCTCTACATGTATGTGAATGAAGTAAAGATAAAACCAGCCGCGCAGGCATTCATAGATTTCATGCTTTCTGATGAAGGACAAGCAATAGTGAAAGAGGCAGGGTTTATTCCAATTAAATAA